The proteins below come from a single Tachypleus tridentatus isolate NWPU-2018 chromosome 13, ASM421037v1, whole genome shotgun sequence genomic window:
- the LOC143236387 gene encoding uncharacterized protein LOC143236387: MKGATWWLAVLLIALTLCFTVINGQQCSEGSQQFPSHVLSVEDSEKNGAEVEIINLYFTKNADTCTTECCNKTYGNCTVSSFIWNQKSVNCYHFQCTPVTLCSLSPSNRSESMVVFINTDNDAEINESLVETQNKENISYNHPQEYEEDEKKFKPKKEFNVSIETNKILLDLNETLSLNSTENTNNITTLNKTKTSIYPRKGVVPNSEKEALKFIQAGKEETTKNMEDNVTKNSSYSFQFINETKLAEIFEEPPKPISVHKETFNVSTTPAETELQKNNNSKKDKQVMNIPQPDPIPSVSENSVKRFNESYRQEKPVFLTSLQSFSVNNETHFGIDVTEVNGSQETLPGQKQQTSVLSHELDAGVTLHQDLKSASQNQSNTHTQSNTHTQSNIPGKSMDLGKKEKMSNNLLDETEKPLNLLTQERVTDNENNQPTHSGVTEYDNVLIYTTRGHKVNKKILEDNPFTKVTDAKSSSAEYTFDFQNQLTLPPYVHHTNIVHVSLTPSTTASLDNSISSFNKPWSKPHTISNTTTEITLSTPRPVKLTAPFSRTNHNQVLTTESVLNLVRNLTPVLSNDDLKMDSVHQTYDSSSVHLIIALVLGLLLLFAVLGLVGKRIYDTWQRRHYHRMDYLIEEFYNS; encoded by the exons ATGAAAGGAGCCACCTGGTGGTTAGCAGTGCTTCTTATCGCGTTAACTCTGTGTTTCACTGTCATCAATGGACAGCAGTGCTCCGAAGGCAGTCAGCAGTTTCCTAGCCACGTATTAAGTGTAGAAGACTCAGAGAAAAATGGCGCCGaagtagaaattattaatttatacttCACTAAAAACGCTGACACTTGTACAACTGAATGCTGTAATAAAACATACG GTAACTGTACTGTTTCATCTTTCATCTGGAATCAAAAAAGCGTCAACTGCTATCATTTCCAATGTACTCCAGTGACTCTATGTAGTCTTAGTCCTTCCAACCGTTCAGAATCAATGGTAGTTTTTATCAACACAGATAATGACGCTGAAATAAATGAATCCCTGGTGGAGACacaaaataaggaaaatatttcCTACAATCATCCACAAGAATATgaagaagatgaaaaaaaattcaaaccaaaaaagGAATTTAACGTTTctattgaaactaataaaatctTGCTGGACTTAAATGAAACTTTAAGTTTAAACTCCACTGAGAACACTAACAACATAACGacacttaataaaacaaaaacttctatTTACCCGAGGAAAGGTGTGGTTCCAAATTCTGAGAAAGAGGCATTGAAGTTCATTCAAGCAGGAaaagaagaaacaacaaaaaacatggaaGATAACGTAACCAAGAATAGTTCGTATTCTTTCCAATTCATTAATGAAACTAAATTAGCTGAAATATTTGAAGAACCACCCAAACCTATTTCTGTTCATAAGGAAACATTTAACGTAAGTACAACACCTGCTGAGACTGAActacagaaaaataacaacagtaagaaagacaaacaggTTATGAATATCCCACAACCAGATCCTATTCCAAGTGTTTCTGAGAACAGCGTGAAAAGGTTCAACGAAAGCTATCGCCAAGAAAAACCGGTATTTTTAACCAGTTTGCAAAGTTTTTCTGTGAATAATGAAACGCATTTTGGTATTGATGTGACAGAAGTAAATGGAAGCCAAGAAACATTACCTGGTCAGAAACAACAAACATCTGTTCTCAGTCACGAATTGGATGCTGGCGTTACGTTGCATCAAGATTTGAAATCTGCAAGTCAAAACCaaagtaatacacacacacaaagtaatacacacacacaatcaaaTATTCCAGGAAAGAGTATGGActtaggaaagaaagaaaaaatgtcgAATAATTTGTTAGATGAAACAGAGAAACCACTGAATTTGTTAACACAAGAAAGAGTAACGGATAATGAAAACAACCAACCGACCCATTCTGGAGTTACAGAATACGATAATGTTCTCATCTATACCACGCGAGGgcataaagtaaataaaaaaatcttagaaGACAACCCCTTTACAAAAGTTACTGATGCCAAAAGTAGTTCTGCTGAATATACTTTCGATTTTCAAAATCAACTAACTTTGCCTCCTTATGTCCATCACACAAATATTGTTCATGTTTCCCTCACACCATCTACGACTGCATCCTTAGACAATTCAATTTCAAGCTTTAACAAGCCCTGGTCAAAACCTCATACCATTTCTAATACGACCACAGAAATAACTCTCTCCACACCTCGACCTGTAAAGTTAACAGCGCCATTTAGCAGGACAAACCACAACCAAGTACTTACAACAGAATCTGTTTTGAATCTTGTAAGAAACCTCACACCAGTTCTCAGTAACGACGACCTTAAGATGGACTCAGTGCATCAAACCTACGATTCCTCTTCTGTTCACCTTATCATTGCTCTAGTGTTGGGTTTACTGTTGCTATTTGCAGTGCTAGGTTTGGTAGGTAAACGAATCTATGACACCTGGCAGCGACGTCATTACCATAGAATGGATTATCTAATTGAGGAATTTTACAACAGCTAA